GGAGAAATTATTCGATTCAATGCCAATGATGATTCTCAATCGGTTCCTGAACCTTCAAGCTGGATTGGATTGTTGGCGCTCGCCTTTACAGGAGCACTCTTGAAAGTGACTCGGCGCTAGACGTTATTGTAGTCATTTTGAATCTAGAGCCTGTTTTAAAACCGACCCTAGGTGAAGTAAGGTGTATTCCACCTTACTTCACCTAATTAAGCGCAATCACCCTCGCCAAACCTTTTTATTGCCTAAAGTTAAAATTGGTTAACGGAATTTAAATACTAGAAATAGCTACTTGGTTAATTAGAACCTTAACAAATAATTCTATGATTGATTAGATGTCCTTTGTTAAGAGCTGAGATAGCGCTACATACTTCATCTCAGTTTTTGATTCCCATCACCTGTGGAAAGTATCGAGTGATTCACAGGTTCGTTGAATAACAAAGGAAGTTTTTGTCATGCAGAAAGGTCCAATCTCCCCGCTTCCACCAAGGGGAGCAGCTCTTGGTGGAAGCGATCGACAGCGAGTCATCCTTCTCGCTACTGGCTCTGTGGATGCTGTTGCTGAAGTAGTGCGTCATCTGTTCGTCGGCAACTTTGCCCAACTGAGTGAGTGGAGCCCAGCTGCTGCTGCCAAGTGGTTCGAGTCCTCACCCGCTACCTGACGATGGAGGAGTAAGCAATGCAGCTCACCGATTTAATGCGTTTACTCTACCAAATAGACGCTGCCCAGACCGCTACCCGAGAGGAAGTGCTTGCCGGAATCGGCATCAGTGCTCCTAGCCACATTACCCCTTTGGAACACGCTACCCAAG
The sequence above is drawn from the Leptolyngbya sp. FACHB-261 genome and encodes:
- a CDS encoding PEP-CTERM sorting domain-containing protein, translated to MRFNANDDSQSVPEPSSWIGLLALAFTGALLKVTRR